The Patescibacteria group bacterium genome segment TTCTAAATTGTGGCAGGAATAATAAAAAATATTATCCGGATCAACCTTTTTTTCTTCTGCTAATTTTTTTATCAAAAGCTTTAAAATCGTAGTCTTACCGCTTCCGCGCCCGCCGTAAAGAGTATAGATGGCATCTTTTTTAAAATTAAACTCAGCCAAAATTTTCGGCTCCTGTCGAAAAGGCTGGCGCTCAAAAAATTCTATAACCGGATCAAATTTTAAGCTCTTAATAACCCTTTCCCCGCTTCCTACCTGCGTCCACCAAGGGTTTTGAATTGAGAGCAATTCCAAATCTATTTCCATAATTATATTATATACCCCCTTATTAAAGGGTGTAAGGGGGATTTTATCTCCCCCTTGTCAAAGGGAGTTGGGGGGATTGTCTCCCCCTTGATAAAGGGGGTTGGGGGGATTTTTCCTTAAAAAAGATTTTTCAATTTTTCCTATCTCCCTTTCTATCATCTCGCCAACAATTTCAACCCCGTTTAAAACATCATAATTCCAAAAACGCAAAACTTTCAAGCCGTATTTTTCTAATATCATTGTTCTCCTTTTATCATATTTTTTATCTTCTTCTGTAATATGCGTTTCACCGTCAATTTCTATAACTAGTTTCAATTTTGAACAAAAAAAATCAACAATATAATTATCAATCGGTTTTTGCCTTAAAAATATATATTTATAATTTCTTAAATACTCATACCACAATTTCTTTTCCGCGGCGGTCATATTATTTCTCAATTCCCGAGATCTTTCTTTTAACTTTTTATTATACGGCAAATAATCGCAATCCATATTATTGATAATAATATCTCTCTTATTAATATAATCCCCCTTACCCCCTTTATCAAGGGGGCACGCCACCTTCTGCCAAATCTCCCCCTTGTCAAAGGGGGCGAGGGGGATTCTTCCTTAACAATTAAAAAAGGACCGAAAAATATTTTGTTCTTCAGCCCTTATTTTTTCTTCTTTTTCTCTTTGAGAATTTCAAAGGAAACGCAGATGGGATTTTTGTCTGAGCTGTTTGCAACCCAGGAATAGCAATAAAGTTTGCCGGGGACTATTTCTGTTTTTAAATAACTGTCGCCCTTCCGATCCCAATTATTTCCGCCAATTTGCTCTATCCCCACCGGGCGGCCAAAAAAGATAACCGGTCCGCAAACTTTAATTCTCAACTTTTTTTCAGAGGCGGCTAAGATTTTTTCCAGTCTTCTGATTTTGGTGTCATTGGCATACTTACCGGAAAAAACTTTTACCCGACTATTCAAGCTCCGCTTATTCCCAGCCGCAAAGAAGGTAGCATGATCCCTTCTTTCCGAAGCTGAGATTTTTTCCCAGATTCCCCGCTCCATTATATAGAATTTCATATTTACCTCCCTTTGAAATAAAATTAAATGAGCAATAAATAAAATTATCATACCAATCTTCTTTAGTCAAACTTCTTGAAGCATTCCCCCTGTTTTTTAAAACCCATCTTGCCAAAAATTGACAAAGGCGGGGTGCCGAAAAATTAAAAAAAGAAGGCGGTTTATCATTCCGCCTCCTTATTCGCCGAAAAATCATTCTTTGGCATAAACATCCCCGCTCAGGGTGAGCTTATTGCCGTTGAGAGAGAACGCATAGCTCGTTGTCGTTATCAAATTGCCATACGCGTCCCAGAAATTGAGAGAGATCATATCTTCCTCATATCCGTCTTCTTTCAGTTCGATCATATACTGACCGGAGCCGGTCCATGTCTGGGTATGACTGCCGTCTTTGTTGACGGTATAATCACGCTTTTGGAAATTTCCAACTGCCAGATCTGAATTGTAGGTAAAAAATTTCACCACATGATAAGTGGTGTTGTTTGAGCCATATCGACTCCATGTGCCCGCCAGGGATTTGCCGACATCAATTCTCTTGTCTCCCTCGCTGTTGCTGTCATCATTGCCGAAAATGCACCCGGCCACGAAAAAAACAATAGCCAGGACAGATAAAGCAACCATGAATCTTTTCATTGATCGTCCCTCCACTTTCTTGTTAATGGAACGAAAAAATTAAAATACGGAAAGATTCTATCAACCGCTTTTGCGTCTTCTTTTCACCATACTCCTCCTTCCTTTAGATCTTAATAAAAAATGAAAGAAAAATATGCTTTTATATGTAAATGAACTCAATTTATCTTCCAATATTTTACCAGAAATTCTTATTTTGTCAAGTTATTTCCTTAATCATTTCTTGAACAAAAATTAAAAAAAAGAAGGCGGATTTCTCTGCCTTCTTAGAAAAGAACGACTTTATTTAAAAGTTATAGCTCAGACCAAGAGCGAAAGACCCGATCTTGGCTTCATATTCTCCGGGAGCAACTCGATCGGCAGCCAAACCGACTTCCCGGTTTCCCCAAGCGTAGATATAACTTCCATCAAAAGAAAAATTATCCCATTGGTAGCCGAGACCGAAAGTCATATCCCAGCCGCTAACATCCGGAGTCAGAGAACTGACGGTTTCATCCGGTGCGGCTGAAGATTGATAGCCAGTGCCGGCGCGCAAAAATATTTTTTCAAATAGATGATACTCCGCGCCGAAATGCAAGCTATAATTATTCTTCCAGTCAAGCATCTGTTTTTCATCCGGCAACTTTTTATAATCAATATCCAGAGAACGGACGCCGGAATAGTCATACCAATTGGCGTCAAAGGCCAGAAGCCATTTTTCCGCCGGCCAAATTGCTACTCCGCTTGTCAGGCGAGCCGGAAAAACAAAGCTTGATTGAAAATTGTCTTCAGTCAGACCGGGAATAACGGTGGTAAATTTCGTATCGCCTTCCAAACTGACTTTCGTCTTGGTGCGATAAGAAAATCCTATATCCACTTTTTCCGATGCCTGCCAGATAAAACCCAATGTCCCGCCGATTCCCCAGCCATTTGCCCGGCTATCGGATATTCCGGAAACTTGTCCGCCGACGCTAAAGGGCGCTTTGCTTTTCAGCGAACCATAACCGATATTCGCTGACAAACCAAAGAAAAAATTATCCGCAGGCCGAAAAGAAACTGCAGGCGTAAAATCAGTCAAGCCGATAAAATTTTCCGTCTGCGGAAAACCATGCGACGCATCGCCCTTGAACTTCGCACCAAGGCCATAGGGGCTATTGATGCCGAGGCCGATGGAAAAATAGTCACCGACGGAATGTGAAACTCCGATCAACGGGAAAGAATAGATAACTCCATTTTTTGAATTTTCGGAAAATCCGCCGAGAATTGAAGGAAGTTGATAGCTGAACTCCGGAGTTATTGATTCAACTCCGACAAAAGCATATCCGCCCTTTGTTCTGGAAAGTCCAGCCGG includes the following:
- a CDS encoding endonuclease domain-containing protein, whose translation is MDCDYLPYNKKLKERSRELRNNMTAAEKKLWYEYLRNYKYIFLRQKPIDNYIVDFFCSKLKLVIEIDGETHITEEDKKYDKRRTMILEKYGLKVLRFWNYDVLNGVEIVGEMIEREIGKIEKSFLRKNPPNPLYQGGDNPPNSL
- a CDS encoding outer membrane protein transport protein, giving the protein MVIILTLAAANVVDAAGVNRLGGVGPRAAGMSGAYMAISDDASAFYYNPAGLSRTKGGYAFVGVESITPEFSYQLPSILGGFSENSKNGVIYSFPLIGVSHSVGDYFSIGLGINSPYGLGAKFKGDASHGFPQTENFIGLTDFTPAVSFRPADNFFFGLSANIGYGSLKSKAPFSVGGQVSGISDSRANGWGIGGTLGFIWQASEKVDIGFSYRTKTKVSLEGDTKFTTVIPGLTEDNFQSSFVFPARLTSGVAIWPAEKWLLAFDANWYDYSGVRSLDIDYKKLPDEKQMLDWKNNYSLHFGAEYHLFEKIFLRAGTGYQSSAAPDETVSSLTPDVSGWDMTFGLGYQWDNFSFDGSYIYAWGNREVGLAADRVAPGEYEAKIGSFALGLSYNF